In the Arachis ipaensis cultivar K30076 chromosome B10, Araip1.1, whole genome shotgun sequence genome, one interval contains:
- the LOC110267584 gene encoding uncharacterized protein LOC110267584 isoform X1: MPLLGSVTSSWLRHRLGRVEGERATGCCRTWPPPPLSPETATESSILDLATEVACCDLELFMLARKCVGLCFEAAVDFGSRRKAFGEAFGLWFQFVEWLATTCSRLRLDTLLTLCRKCGRTL, from the exons ATGCCGTTACTTGGCTCAGTCACTTCTTCTTGGTTGCG CCATCGTCTGGGTCGCGTGGAGGGAGAAAGAGCCACTGGGTGTTGCCGCACCTGGCCTCCGCCGCCTCTGTCACCAGAAACAGCCACCGAGTCCTCTATTTTG GATTTAGCAACCGAGGTTGCTTGTTGTGATTTAGAGCTATTTATGCTGGCACGAAAGTGTGTGGGGCTGTGCTTTGAAGCTGCAGTTGATTTTGGGTCGAGACGAAAGGCTTTCGGAGAGGCATTTGGGTTATGGTTTCAATTTGTCGAG tggctagccactacctgctccaggttgagacttgatactctgctgaccctatgtcgtaagtgtggccggacactgtga
- the LOC110267584 gene encoding uncharacterized protein LOC110267584 isoform X2 — protein MPLLGSVTSSWLRHRLGRVEGERATGCCRTWPPPPLSPETATESSILDLATEVACCDLELFMLARKCVGLCFEAAVDFGSRRKAFGEAFGLWFQFVEFP, from the exons ATGCCGTTACTTGGCTCAGTCACTTCTTCTTGGTTGCG CCATCGTCTGGGTCGCGTGGAGGGAGAAAGAGCCACTGGGTGTTGCCGCACCTGGCCTCCGCCGCCTCTGTCACCAGAAACAGCCACCGAGTCCTCTATTTTG GATTTAGCAACCGAGGTTGCTTGTTGTGATTTAGAGCTATTTATGCTGGCACGAAAGTGTGTGGGGCTGTGCTTTGAAGCTGCAGTTGATTTTGGGTCGAGACGAAAGGCTTTCGGAGAGGCATTTGGGTTATGGTTTCAATTTGTCGAG tttccttga